One genomic segment of Salmo trutta unplaced genomic scaffold, fSalTru1.1, whole genome shotgun sequence includes these proteins:
- the LOC115188777 gene encoding uncharacterized protein LOC115188777 isoform X2 encodes MGALTGLLSALVALLWTLPPGSLGEECSSFRHLENGRTCCRYSGLYVTFTCNPGYKIHGYRTNSCVSGQWSREPPVCVASGCLSPGDLLQGVTSVTEDGSWVLFSCDAGYRLYGHSLLYCKGQNWNGTKPVCKESDMMSSWKEPAVPMPRIQSQNLDVLSALKNHLQLHYNTIANTASKDVFFKPMLLANAPPKDPHTHLKDPHSIDRSPKAHLVEEILKDTRDLTDRAGAPEKPTRPQASTSSSATTETITSTSSLPVAEGYWHQGTSIAQAEQEDSLPRKGVPTGATQLEPGQGVTEPADVSSTDTKELSESSTDTQEPRPQRPTETSSTSFINSSNTTSHWVSGTDMYGHHIQVKETASLSDDDDDGGETHQHNVTSPDLASNGSSQDNETDTSDSHHSQANETSSSPLSGDDGETSRHNGTSSYLALNRSDQHLIKDATDTEELPRPVTLNRRPLCPYPPLPAHGTFYFRTVDNPGSRDYKHYIQYACYAGYTLAHGDIHSYCLQGGRWSGVTPVCLEVTPCALNNGGCSQLCSVKQEQAQCHCRPGFTLVEDHRTCRDVDECVEGQQQQRCQQTCVNTFGSFRCSCPYGHVLAGDGRTCVAECPAGYRKQPSTPIPGGNSSRKECVDINECEEPEVSVPGHRCQWKCVNLPGSHRCICPRGYKLYSDRHHCRDINECSRKNGGCSHRCLNHKGSYQCSCPASHRLSPYSRKKCQPRKELQSNV; translated from the exons ATGGGGGCTCTGACAGGGCTTCTCTCTGCGCTAGTCGCTCTGCTATGGACCCTCCCTCCAG GGTCATTGGGTGAGGAATGCAGTAGTTTCAGACATCTGGAGAACGGTAGAACATGCTGCCGCTACAGCGGGCTGTATGTGACGTTCACCTGTAACCCTGGCTATAAGATCCATGGATATAGAACCAACAGCTGTGTGTCTGGACAATGGTCCAGGGAACCTCCTGTGTGTGTTG CCTCTGGGTGTCTCAGCCCAGGGGATCTCCTGCAGGGGGTTACCAGTGTGACAGAGGACGGGTCCTGGGTTCTCTTCAGCTGTGATGCTGGTTACAGGCTCTATGGACACTCACTGCTCTACTGCAAGGGCCAGAACTGGAACGGCACCAAGCCTGTCTGCAAGG AGTCTGATATGATGAGTTCATGGAAGGAGCCAGCCGTGCCGATGCCCAGGATCCAGAGCCAGAACCTTGACGTGCTGTCTGCTCTGAAGAACCACCTACAGCTTCACTACAATACCATCGCTAACACCGCCTCCAAGGATGTCTTCTTCAAGCCCATGTTGCTGGCCAACGCACCACCTAAAGACCCCCACACCCACCTAAAAGACCCACACTCCATAGACCGCAGCCCCAAAGCTCACCTTGTGGAGGAGATTTTGAAAGACACCAGGGATTTAACAGACAGAGCAGGGGCCCCTGAGAAGCCCACTAGACCTCAGGCCTCCACATCCTCCTCTGCTACTACCGAGACCATTACTTCCACATCCAGCCTGCCGGTCGCTGAAGGGTATTGGCACCAGGGGACCTCCATAGCCCAGGCTGAGCAGGAGGATTCATTACCCAGGAAGGGGGTGCCGACAGGGGCCACCCAGTTGGAGCCTGGCCAGGGCGTTACGGAGCCAGCAGATGTGAGCAGCACAGACACAAAGGAGCTCAGTGAGTccagcacagacacacaggagCCCCGTCCTCAGAGACCCACTGAGACAAGCTCCACAAGCTTTATCAACTCTAGCAACACCACCAGCCACTGGGTCAGTGGAACAGACATGTATGGTCATCACATCCAAGTGAAGGAGACTGCATCATTatctgatgatgatgacgatggtgGTGAAACTCATCAACACAACGTGACCTCTCCGGATCTGGCATCAAACGGGTCCTCACAGGACAATGAAACCGACACAAGTGACAGTCATCACAGTCAGGCGAACGAGACATCTTCATCGCCATTGTCCGGTGATGATGGTGAAACGTCTCGACACAATGGGACCTCATCATATCTGGCTTTAAACAGGTCAGACCAGCATCTTATTAAGGATGCTACAGACACAGAGGAGCTGCCCAGGCCTGTGACCCTAAACAGGCGTCCGCTGTGCCCTTACCCTCCCCTGCCAGCTCATGGCACCTTCTACTTCCGTACGGTAGACAACCCCGGTTCCCGGGACTACAAACACTATATCCAGTACGCCTGCTATGCAGGGTACACACTGGCCCACGGGGATATCCACAGCTACTGTCTGCAGGGTGGACGGTGGAGTGGTGTCACACCTGTCTGCTTGG AGGTGACGCCCTGCGCCCTGAACAATGGAGGCTGTTCCCAGCTGTGTAGTGTGAAGCAGGAACAAGCTCAGTGTCACTGCAGACCAGGCTTCACCCTGGTAGAGGACCACCGTACCTGTAGAG ATGTGGATGAGTGTGTGGAGGGCCAGCAGCAACAGCGCTGCCAGCAGACCTGCGTCAACACCTTTGGCTCGTTCCGCTGCTCTTGCCCCTACGGACACGTCCTGGCCGGGGACGGAAGGACCTGTGTGGCTGAGTGTCCAGCAGGGTACAGGAAACAACCCTCAACCCCAATACCTGGAGGAAACTCATCCAGAAAGGAGTGTGTAG ACATCAATGAATGTGAGGAGCCAGAGGTCAGTGTACCTGGACACAGGTGTCAGTGGAAGTGTGTGAACCTGCCTGGCTCCCACCGCTGTATCTGTCCCAGAGGCTACAAACTGTATTCAGACAGACACCACTGCAGAG ATATCAATGAGTGCAGCCGTAAGAATGGTGGCTGCTCTCACCGGTGCCTGAACCATAAAGGAAGTTACCAGTGTTCCTGTCCTGCCTCTCACCGCCTCTCCCCCTACAGTAGGAAGAAGTGTCAGCCAAGGAAAGAACTGCAGAGTAATGTGTAG
- the LOC115188777 gene encoding uncharacterized protein LOC115188777 isoform X1, whose translation MTFEINGNSSWHQTVFMLISVLSPGSLGEECSSFRHLENGRTCCRYSGLYVTFTCNPGYKIHGYRTNSCVSGQWSREPPVCVASGCLSPGDLLQGVTSVTEDGSWVLFSCDAGYRLYGHSLLYCKGQNWNGTKPVCKESDMMSSWKEPAVPMPRIQSQNLDVLSALKNHLQLHYNTIANTASKDVFFKPMLLANAPPKDPHTHLKDPHSIDRSPKAHLVEEILKDTRDLTDRAGAPEKPTRPQASTSSSATTETITSTSSLPVAEGYWHQGTSIAQAEQEDSLPRKGVPTGATQLEPGQGVTEPADVSSTDTKELSESSTDTQEPRPQRPTETSSTSFINSSNTTSHWVSGTDMYGHHIQVKETASLSDDDDDGGETHQHNVTSPDLASNGSSQDNETDTSDSHHSQANETSSSPLSGDDGETSRHNGTSSYLALNRSDQHLIKDATDTEELPRPVTLNRRPLCPYPPLPAHGTFYFRTVDNPGSRDYKHYIQYACYAGYTLAHGDIHSYCLQGGRWSGVTPVCLEVTPCALNNGGCSQLCSVKQEQAQCHCRPGFTLVEDHRTCRDVDECVEGQQQQRCQQTCVNTFGSFRCSCPYGHVLAGDGRTCVAECPAGYRKQPSTPIPGGNSSRKECVDINECEEPEVSVPGHRCQWKCVNLPGSHRCICPRGYKLYSDRHHCRDINECSRKNGGCSHRCLNHKGSYQCSCPASHRLSPYSRKKCQPRKELQSNV comes from the exons ATGACTTTTGAGATCAATGGGAACTCCTCATGGCATCAGACTGTCTTTATGTTGATCTCTGTTCTGTCTCCAGGGTCATTGGGTGAGGAATGCAGTAGTTTCAGACATCTGGAGAACGGTAGAACATGCTGCCGCTACAGCGGGCTGTATGTGACGTTCACCTGTAACCCTGGCTATAAGATCCATGGATATAGAACCAACAGCTGTGTGTCTGGACAATGGTCCAGGGAACCTCCTGTGTGTGTTG CCTCTGGGTGTCTCAGCCCAGGGGATCTCCTGCAGGGGGTTACCAGTGTGACAGAGGACGGGTCCTGGGTTCTCTTCAGCTGTGATGCTGGTTACAGGCTCTATGGACACTCACTGCTCTACTGCAAGGGCCAGAACTGGAACGGCACCAAGCCTGTCTGCAAGG AGTCTGATATGATGAGTTCATGGAAGGAGCCAGCCGTGCCGATGCCCAGGATCCAGAGCCAGAACCTTGACGTGCTGTCTGCTCTGAAGAACCACCTACAGCTTCACTACAATACCATCGCTAACACCGCCTCCAAGGATGTCTTCTTCAAGCCCATGTTGCTGGCCAACGCACCACCTAAAGACCCCCACACCCACCTAAAAGACCCACACTCCATAGACCGCAGCCCCAAAGCTCACCTTGTGGAGGAGATTTTGAAAGACACCAGGGATTTAACAGACAGAGCAGGGGCCCCTGAGAAGCCCACTAGACCTCAGGCCTCCACATCCTCCTCTGCTACTACCGAGACCATTACTTCCACATCCAGCCTGCCGGTCGCTGAAGGGTATTGGCACCAGGGGACCTCCATAGCCCAGGCTGAGCAGGAGGATTCATTACCCAGGAAGGGGGTGCCGACAGGGGCCACCCAGTTGGAGCCTGGCCAGGGCGTTACGGAGCCAGCAGATGTGAGCAGCACAGACACAAAGGAGCTCAGTGAGTccagcacagacacacaggagCCCCGTCCTCAGAGACCCACTGAGACAAGCTCCACAAGCTTTATCAACTCTAGCAACACCACCAGCCACTGGGTCAGTGGAACAGACATGTATGGTCATCACATCCAAGTGAAGGAGACTGCATCATTatctgatgatgatgacgatggtgGTGAAACTCATCAACACAACGTGACCTCTCCGGATCTGGCATCAAACGGGTCCTCACAGGACAATGAAACCGACACAAGTGACAGTCATCACAGTCAGGCGAACGAGACATCTTCATCGCCATTGTCCGGTGATGATGGTGAAACGTCTCGACACAATGGGACCTCATCATATCTGGCTTTAAACAGGTCAGACCAGCATCTTATTAAGGATGCTACAGACACAGAGGAGCTGCCCAGGCCTGTGACCCTAAACAGGCGTCCGCTGTGCCCTTACCCTCCCCTGCCAGCTCATGGCACCTTCTACTTCCGTACGGTAGACAACCCCGGTTCCCGGGACTACAAACACTATATCCAGTACGCCTGCTATGCAGGGTACACACTGGCCCACGGGGATATCCACAGCTACTGTCTGCAGGGTGGACGGTGGAGTGGTGTCACACCTGTCTGCTTGG AGGTGACGCCCTGCGCCCTGAACAATGGAGGCTGTTCCCAGCTGTGTAGTGTGAAGCAGGAACAAGCTCAGTGTCACTGCAGACCAGGCTTCACCCTGGTAGAGGACCACCGTACCTGTAGAG ATGTGGATGAGTGTGTGGAGGGCCAGCAGCAACAGCGCTGCCAGCAGACCTGCGTCAACACCTTTGGCTCGTTCCGCTGCTCTTGCCCCTACGGACACGTCCTGGCCGGGGACGGAAGGACCTGTGTGGCTGAGTGTCCAGCAGGGTACAGGAAACAACCCTCAACCCCAATACCTGGAGGAAACTCATCCAGAAAGGAGTGTGTAG ACATCAATGAATGTGAGGAGCCAGAGGTCAGTGTACCTGGACACAGGTGTCAGTGGAAGTGTGTGAACCTGCCTGGCTCCCACCGCTGTATCTGTCCCAGAGGCTACAAACTGTATTCAGACAGACACCACTGCAGAG ATATCAATGAGTGCAGCCGTAAGAATGGTGGCTGCTCTCACCGGTGCCTGAACCATAAAGGAAGTTACCAGTGTTCCTGTCCTGCCTCTCACCGCCTCTCCCCCTACAGTAGGAAGAAGTGTCAGCCAAGGAAAGAACTGCAGAGTAATGTGTAG